The proteins below come from a single Candidatus Bathyarchaeota archaeon genomic window:
- a CDS encoding DEAD/DEAH box helicase family protein — translation MPKASQVSAELKTRFNLENHLLLAQFIANKIGFHKVSDIKQFSDVNEGIGEDGRSYMYHNLLSKKGNTIPIDKLGQYDENICRYFQRLKKNRGDRLSFKYYQYLALLFSEIYLDNYFQNPIKFLNELNQWVDESKSDNYFSRRPDLQKIAYWMATGSGKTLIMHANYWQFLAYNKGPNKIDYENIILITTGDPMSKQHLDELKASGIPSMLFQGENGGYFEADKSNVKVISIHKLREEKKGEGVTIDISTFGRKNLLFVDEGHKGQKTRSEKKDEMKWKNIREKLGKDGFTFEYSATFGQVVDNPNEESFKEYSKAIIFDYSYKHFHGDGYGKEFSIINMGKKEFTEKQTRTLLLANAIAFYEQLVQYRQAGIQVKEYNIEKPLWIFIGSKVQKEASDVFKVVQFLNWLLCGNQAEIQELIGNILKGQSGIIANNKDVFALRNPERNFAYFREKGISTYEIYNGIFTDIFYTSPQDTGNKLHLIDLKETEGEIGLSTGTALKYFAVINIGDKRDFLKMVEEESKDIIVQRAVISNSLFEDINKPDSTVNMLIGSRKFAEGWNSWRVSTMSLLYVGEGAGPQIIQLFGRGVRLKGKDFGLKRSQPPRPPYIELLETLHIFGIQANYMEKFKKIMDDEGVFNYEIPLPTKKIEPFPTDLQIIGLKQGWSFDQELLRLEPTIDIKLDMMPPAFIMDSRGDSMHDRTNKATTMAPQIIRKEILDILDWDDIFYRILEYKNERGFFNIAITKEALKNIIYTQKYKLLCDPELIEPKTFQAIEQTTDIVTLLLQKYLILYYSKKRNAAEKTHIELKPLKQEDENILTMYRIQLDEEDQALANHIQNLIDTGIIYSSATKQTLSTDLKTYLPGQTPVTFDKAYFQGHLYQPLLAKQGNSNIVTVPTGLNTGEATFVEDLKNYINTHQTGAEIYLLRNLTRSKGVGFYEAHSFYPDFILWVKKGQQQIIVFIDPKGLIHMDIDDPKLKLHEFLKNEIEKEIGNPNIKLDAFVISVTPFRSFAAVHGPHLTMDKLEEEKHILFQSTDASVPNKSCIDRMFKIIGI, via the coding sequence ATGCCTAAAGCAAGCCAAGTATCCGCTGAACTAAAAACTCGATTTAACTTAGAGAATCATTTACTACTTGCTCAATTCATAGCTAATAAGATAGGTTTTCATAAAGTCTCGGACATCAAACAGTTCAGTGATGTTAATGAGGGCATTGGCGAAGACGGTAGAAGCTACATGTACCATAACCTTCTTTCAAAGAAAGGCAACACTATTCCAATAGACAAGCTAGGGCAGTACGATGAAAATATTTGTAGGTATTTTCAGAGATTAAAAAAGAATCGAGGAGATCGGTTATCATTCAAATATTATCAATATTTGGCGTTGCTTTTTTCTGAAATATATTTAGACAACTATTTCCAAAATCCTATAAAATTTCTAAACGAATTAAACCAATGGGTAGATGAGTCTAAATCAGATAATTATTTCTCTAGACGTCCAGACTTGCAAAAAATTGCATACTGGATGGCAACGGGTAGCGGAAAAACCCTGATCATGCATGCAAATTATTGGCAGTTTTTAGCGTATAACAAAGGGCCTAACAAAATAGACTATGAAAACATAATCCTCATCACAACAGGCGACCCAATGTCGAAACAGCACCTGGATGAACTCAAGGCAAGTGGAATACCTTCAATGCTCTTCCAAGGTGAAAATGGCGGTTATTTTGAAGCTGACAAAAGTAATGTCAAAGTAATAAGTATTCATAAATTGCGTGAAGAGAAAAAGGGCGAAGGCGTTACAATAGACATTTCTACTTTTGGTAGAAAAAATCTTCTCTTTGTAGATGAAGGTCACAAAGGCCAAAAAACCAGATCGGAAAAAAAAGACGAAATGAAATGGAAAAATATTCGTGAAAAATTAGGCAAAGATGGTTTTACCTTTGAATACAGTGCAACTTTCGGGCAAGTTGTTGATAACCCCAATGAGGAATCATTCAAGGAATATTCCAAAGCAATAATTTTTGACTACTCATACAAACACTTCCATGGTGATGGCTACGGTAAAGAATTCAGTATAATAAATATGGGCAAAAAAGAATTTACCGAAAAACAAACAAGAACCCTTCTTCTTGCCAATGCTATAGCCTTCTACGAACAACTCGTGCAATATAGACAAGCAGGTATTCAAGTTAAAGAATACAATATAGAAAAACCTTTATGGATATTTATCGGAAGCAAAGTGCAAAAAGAAGCATCTGATGTATTCAAAGTCGTCCAATTCCTAAATTGGCTACTTTGTGGAAACCAAGCTGAAATTCAAGAGTTAATCGGTAACATCTTGAAGGGTCAATCGGGAATAATAGCTAACAACAAAGACGTATTTGCTCTTAGAAACCCTGAAAGAAACTTCGCTTATTTCAGAGAAAAAGGCATATCCACTTACGAAATTTACAACGGCATCTTTACCGACATATTTTATACTTCTCCTCAAGACACCGGTAACAAGCTCCATTTGATAGACCTAAAAGAAACTGAAGGAGAAATCGGTTTAAGCACTGGAACAGCGCTGAAATATTTTGCCGTTATCAATATTGGTGATAAACGCGATTTCCTTAAGATGGTTGAAGAGGAATCAAAAGATATTATCGTTCAGAGAGCAGTGATTAGCAACTCTCTTTTTGAAGACATAAATAAACCAGACTCAACCGTAAACATGCTTATTGGTTCCAGAAAATTTGCTGAAGGATGGAACTCCTGGCGAGTATCCACGATGAGCTTGCTATATGTTGGAGAAGGCGCTGGACCACAAATCATACAACTATTCGGTAGGGGAGTGAGGTTAAAGGGAAAAGACTTTGGCTTAAAGAGAAGCCAACCACCACGTCCACCGTACATAGAACTCCTTGAGACACTTCATATCTTTGGTATCCAAGCAAACTATATGGAGAAATTCAAAAAAATTATGGATGACGAGGGCGTTTTTAACTATGAAATTCCACTCCCAACCAAAAAAATAGAACCCTTTCCAACGGACCTGCAAATCATAGGTTTAAAACAAGGCTGGTCATTCGACCAAGAACTCCTACGACTCGAACCGACTATAGACATAAAGCTTGACATGATGCCGCCTGCCTTCATTATGGATAGCAGAGGCGACAGCATGCATGACCGAACCAATAAAGCAACGACAATGGCACCGCAAATTATAAGGAAAGAAATTCTCGACATTCTAGATTGGGATGATATCTTTTACAGAATACTAGAATACAAGAATGAACGGGGATTCTTCAACATAGCCATCACCAAAGAAGCCCTAAAAAACATCATATACACCCAAAAATACAAACTACTCTGCGACCCTGAGTTAATAGAACCAAAAACATTCCAAGCCATAGAACAAACCACCGACATAGTTACGCTTCTGCTTCAAAAATACCTAATTCTCTACTACTCAAAGAAAAGAAATGCAGCCGAAAAAACCCACATAGAACTCAAACCACTCAAACAAGAAGACGAAAACATTCTAACCATGTACCGAATCCAATTAGATGAAGAAGACCAAGCCCTAGCTAATCACATTCAAAATCTTATTGATACCGGGATAATCTATTCCTCAGCAACCAAGCAAACACTTAGCACCGACCTCAAAACCTATTTGCCAGGTCAAACACCAGTAACCTTTGATAAGGCATACTTCCAAGGTCACCTATATCAACCTCTATTGGCAAAACAAGGTAACTCAAACATAGTAACGGTACCCACTGGTCTTAATACAGGCGAAGCAACTTTCGTTGAAGACCTTAAAAACTACATTAACACACACCAAACAGGCGCTGAAATCTATCTCTTGCGAAACCTTACAAGAAGCAAAGGCGTCGGCTTCTATGAAGCACACTCATTCTATCCTGATTTTATCTTATGGGTAAAGAAAGGGCAACAACAAATCATTGTTTTCATAGATCCAAAAGGCTTAATCCATATGGATATAGACGACCCCAAACTCAAGTTACATGAATTCTTAAAAAACGAGATAGAGAAAGAAATCGGCAACCCCAACATAAAGCTGGATGCATTCGTAATCTCAGTTACACCATTTAGAAGCTTTGCTGCAGTACATGGACCACACCTAACGATGGATAAACTAGAGGAGGAGAAACATATTCTATTTCAATCAACAGATGCATCTGTCCCCAACAAGTCATG